The proteins below come from a single Sphingomicrobium sediminis genomic window:
- a CDS encoding NUDIX hydrolase translates to MSADMSPKGEIKYQGKFITAVKSGTWEFVRRARGIRAVVIEAIVDDCLLMVEQHRIPIGKSCLELPAGLVGDDEGGADDDFEKAAFRELEEETGYRPGRIEVIGEFYSSPGLVAESFTAVRALDCVKVGEGGGVEGENIIVHKIPLADVPDFVARRRAAGAAVDVRLMAYLSGR, encoded by the coding sequence ATGAGCGCGGACATGAGCCCCAAGGGCGAAATCAAATATCAGGGCAAGTTCATCACCGCGGTAAAATCGGGGACGTGGGAGTTTGTTCGCCGCGCGCGCGGGATCCGCGCCGTGGTGATCGAGGCGATCGTCGATGACTGCCTGTTGATGGTCGAGCAGCATCGCATCCCCATCGGCAAGTCCTGCCTCGAACTGCCTGCCGGCCTGGTCGGCGATGACGAGGGCGGGGCCGACGATGACTTCGAGAAGGCGGCCTTTCGCGAGCTGGAAGAGGAAACGGGCTATCGCCCCGGGCGCATCGAAGTGATCGGGGAATTCTATTCCTCGCCGGGGCTGGTGGCCGAGAGCTTCACCGCAGTGCGGGCGCTCGATTGCGTGAAAGTAGGCGAGGGCGGCGGTGTCGAGGGCGAGAATATCATCGTCCACAAGATCCCGCTGGCCGACGTGCCCGATTTCGTCGCGCGGCGGCGCGCAGCGGGGGCGGCGGTCGATGTCCGGCTGATGGCCTACCTGTCGGGTCGTTAA
- a CDS encoding TPM domain-containing protein — MYELTAKDHERVSAAISKAEEASDGEIIAVTTDLSDRYHDAGLQWAALGAFVVLGLLTFVPGLLEGMYEMVTGGWTAPRLGELMTLVLLMTLLAFVLIWLAMKYMPLRLALIPGSTKTRRVRRRAVDIYKAGAERRTIGRTGVLIYLSMGEHRAEIVHDEAITERVGHEIWGDAMIALLGPVKEGRVADGIVAAIEVVGEVLAEHFPKTSEDTNEIPDKLIEL, encoded by the coding sequence ATGTACGAGTTGACGGCCAAGGATCACGAACGGGTGAGCGCGGCCATTTCCAAGGCCGAGGAAGCATCGGACGGCGAGATCATCGCGGTCACGACCGATTTGTCGGATCGCTATCATGATGCGGGGCTGCAATGGGCGGCGCTTGGCGCCTTCGTGGTGCTTGGGCTGCTGACCTTCGTGCCGGGGCTGCTGGAAGGCATGTACGAGATGGTGACGGGCGGCTGGACCGCGCCGCGCCTTGGCGAGCTCATGACGCTCGTCCTGCTCATGACCTTGCTCGCCTTCGTGCTGATCTGGTTGGCGATGAAATATATGCCGCTGCGTCTCGCGCTCATTCCGGGTTCGACCAAGACGCGGCGCGTGCGTCGGCGTGCGGTCGATATCTACAAGGCGGGCGCGGAGCGGCGTACGATCGGGCGCACCGGCGTGCTCATCTATCTCTCGATGGGCGAGCATCGCGCCGAAATCGTCCACGATGAGGCGATCACCGAGCGGGTCGGCCACGAAATCTGGGGCGATGCGATGATCGCGCTGCTGGGGCCGGTCAAGGAAGGCCGCGTCGCCGACGGCATCGTCGCGGCGATCGAAGTGGTCGGCGAGGTGCTGGCCGAGCATTTTCCCAAGACCAGCGAAGACACGAACGAGATCCCCGACAAGCTGATCGAGCTATGA